In Pseudomonas fluorescens NCIMB 11764, a single window of DNA contains:
- the hemN gene encoding oxygen-independent coproporphyrinogen III oxidase, which produces MLDAIRWDTDLIRRYDLAGPRYTSYPTAAQFDGHIGSFDLLHALRESRKALRPLSLYVHVPFCANICYYCACNKVITKDRGRALPYLQRLEQEIQLIACHLDPAQKVEQLHFGGGTPTFLSHDELRQLMAQLRKSFNLLDDDTGDYGIEIDPREADWSTMGLLRELGFNRVSIGLQDLDPAVQRAVNRLQSLEETRAVIDAARTLQFRSINIDLIYGLPRQTPDNFARTVEEVINLQPDRLSVFNYAHLPERFMPQRRINSDELPTPAQKLEMLQRTIEQLTAAGYRYIGMDHFALPDDELAIAQEESTLQRNFQGYTTHGHCDLIGLGVSAISQIGDLYCQNSNDLNQYQNALASTQLATNRGLLCNADDRVRRAVIQQLICRFNVEFTEIEQAFNIDFRGYFGKLWPQLQGMAADGLIELNNDRINVLPAGRLLVRSVCMVFDAYLEEQNRQRFSRVI; this is translated from the coding sequence ATGCTCGACGCCATTCGTTGGGATACCGATCTGATCCGCCGCTATGACCTGGCGGGACCGCGCTACACCTCCTACCCGACCGCCGCGCAGTTCGATGGTCATATCGGCTCCTTCGACCTGCTCCATGCGTTGCGGGAAAGCCGCAAGGCCCTGCGCCCGTTGTCGCTGTATGTGCACGTGCCGTTCTGCGCGAACATTTGTTACTACTGCGCCTGCAACAAAGTCATCACCAAGGATCGCGGCCGAGCCCTGCCCTACCTGCAACGCCTGGAGCAGGAAATCCAGCTGATCGCCTGCCACCTCGACCCGGCGCAAAAGGTCGAACAACTGCACTTCGGCGGCGGCACGCCGACCTTTCTCAGCCATGACGAATTGCGCCAGCTGATGGCCCAGTTGCGCAAAAGCTTCAATCTGCTGGACGACGACACCGGCGACTACGGCATCGAGATTGACCCGCGCGAAGCCGACTGGTCGACCATGGGCCTGCTCCGTGAACTGGGTTTCAATCGCGTCAGCATCGGTTTGCAGGATCTCGACCCGGCCGTGCAACGAGCGGTGAATCGTCTGCAAAGCCTGGAAGAAACACGGGCGGTGATCGATGCCGCACGGACCCTGCAATTCCGTTCGATCAACATTGACCTGATCTATGGCCTGCCCAGACAGACCCCCGACAATTTCGCCCGCACCGTCGAAGAAGTGATCAACCTGCAACCGGACCGGTTGTCGGTGTTCAACTATGCGCACTTGCCGGAGCGCTTCATGCCGCAACGGCGAATCAACAGTGACGAGCTACCGACGCCGGCGCAGAAACTGGAGATGCTCCAGCGCACCATCGAACAACTGACCGCCGCCGGCTATCGCTATATCGGCATGGACCACTTCGCCCTGCCCGACGATGAGCTGGCGATTGCCCAGGAAGAATCGACCCTGCAACGCAATTTCCAGGGCTACACCACCCACGGTCATTGCGATTTGATCGGGCTGGGCGTCTCGGCCATCAGTCAGATCGGCGACCTGTACTGCCAGAACAGCAACGACCTCAACCAGTACCAGAACGCCTTGGCCTCCACGCAACTGGCGACCAACCGCGGCCTGCTGTGCAACGCCGACGACCGTGTCCGGCGGGCGGTGATCCAACAGTTGATTTGCCGTTTCAACGTGGAATTCACCGAGATCGAGCAGGCCTTCAACATCGACTTTCGCGGTTACTTCGGCAAGCTGTGGCCACAGTTGCAAGGCATGGCCGCAGACGGGCTGATCGAATTGAACAATGACCGCATCAACGTACTGCCCGCCGGACGATTGCTGGTGCGTTCGGTGTGCATGGTGTTCGATGCCTACCTGGAGGAACAGAACCGCCAACGGTTTTCGCGAGTGATCTAA
- a CDS encoding metallophosphoesterase family protein, producing MNIKKCARLLACMWTLSLASLAHSFEGAPRHMVFASDPQYPWTDKTDRGEAESATALEQRAKWLVETQYDSIAEFRRHEGGSTAVPVMINGDMTAFGHAGERSYVQQTLDTKLQGAYDYGLGNHDYQNNVNDCFLNNCAAGSIEDLKKRYWGKAGSMDLAARASWPSTIYYGSLAYSKDYGDVHLVQLHNEPTYSVKFSSGTFVRPTVFEITPALDWLERDLQQARAQGKIILLNMHKPNDFMGDWSQEKRFREMIDKYEVTAMFAGHLHGSGGSMWYTGSVPGFISGSASQQTYLIASFSGDRKNLHVYAVDNNQWQKRELIATVPVAST from the coding sequence ATGAACATAAAAAAGTGTGCAAGATTACTTGCGTGCATGTGGACCCTGTCGCTGGCATCGCTCGCGCATTCATTTGAAGGTGCGCCGCGTCATATGGTCTTCGCTTCTGATCCACAGTATCCGTGGACGGATAAAACGGACAGAGGTGAAGCCGAATCAGCTACAGCGTTGGAGCAGCGCGCGAAATGGCTGGTGGAAACACAGTACGACAGTATTGCCGAGTTCAGGCGGCACGAGGGCGGGAGCACGGCGGTGCCCGTGATGATCAATGGCGATATGACCGCCTTCGGTCATGCAGGTGAGCGTTCCTATGTCCAGCAGACGCTGGATACCAAACTTCAAGGGGCTTATGACTACGGGCTGGGTAATCATGATTATCAAAATAACGTCAATGATTGTTTTCTGAATAATTGCGCCGCTGGAAGCATTGAGGATCTGAAGAAGCGCTATTGGGGAAAGGCCGGAAGTATGGATCTGGCGGCACGGGCTTCATGGCCGAGCACTATTTATTACGGCAGCCTTGCGTACTCCAAGGATTATGGCGATGTGCACCTGGTGCAGTTACATAACGAGCCGACGTACTCGGTGAAATTCTCTTCAGGCACTTTTGTCCGCCCGACGGTTTTTGAAATTACCCCGGCACTTGATTGGCTTGAGCGCGACCTTCAGCAGGCACGCGCGCAGGGGAAAATCATTCTCCTGAACATGCATAAACCCAATGATTTCATGGGCGACTGGAGTCAAGAAAAACGGTTCAGGGAGATGATCGATAAATATGAAGTGACTGCAATGTTCGCCGGTCATCTTCATGGGAGTGGCGGCTCCATGTGGTACACGGGCAGTGTGCCGGGTTTCATCAGCGGCAGTGCATCCCAGCAGACTTATCTGATCGCCAGTTTTTCCGGGGATCGTAAAAACCTGCACGTCTATGCGGTCGACAACAACCAGTGGCAGAAACGTGAGCTGATAGCGACAGTGCCGGTGGCATCAACGTAG
- the fnr gene encoding fumarate/nitrate reduction transcriptional regulator Fnr — protein MSEPVKLRAHNQAHCKDCSLAPLCLPLSLNLEDMDALDEIVKRGRPLKKGEFLFRQGDVFDSVYAVRSGALKTFGLSDGGEEQLTGFHLPSELVGLSGMDTEKHPVSAQALETTSVCEIPFERLDELALQLPQLRRQLMRVMSREIRDDQQMMLLLSKKTADERIATFLVNLSARFRARGFSANQFRLSMSRNEIGNYLGLAVETVSRVFTRFQQNELIAAEGKEIHILDPIQLCALAGGSIEG, from the coding sequence ATGTCCGAGCCAGTAAAGCTGCGTGCTCATAACCAGGCCCATTGCAAGGATTGCAGCCTGGCTCCCCTCTGCCTGCCACTTTCTCTGAATCTGGAAGACATGGATGCGCTGGACGAGATCGTTAAACGTGGTCGCCCGTTGAAAAAGGGCGAATTCCTGTTCCGTCAGGGCGACGTTTTCGATTCCGTGTATGCAGTACGCTCTGGCGCCCTGAAAACGTTCGGCCTCAGCGATGGCGGTGAAGAACAGCTCACCGGCTTCCATTTGCCGAGCGAACTGGTCGGGCTGTCGGGCATGGACACGGAAAAACATCCGGTCTCGGCGCAAGCACTGGAAACCACCTCGGTCTGTGAAATTCCGTTCGAACGCCTCGACGAACTGGCGCTGCAACTGCCGCAGTTGCGCCGTCAGCTGATGCGCGTGATGAGCCGCGAAATCCGCGACGATCAACAAATGATGTTACTGCTGTCGAAAAAAACCGCCGACGAGCGCATTGCCACGTTCCTGGTGAACCTGTCGGCACGCTTCCGCGCTCGCGGATTCTCGGCCAATCAGTTCCGCCTGAGCATGTCGCGCAACGAAATCGGGAACTACCTGGGCCTGGCGGTGGAAACCGTGTCACGGGTGTTCACGCGCTTCCAGCAAAACGAACTGATCGCCGCCGAAGGCAAGGAAATCCATATCCTTGACCCGATCCAGCTCTGCGCCCTGGCCGGTGGCTCGATCGAAGGTTGA
- a CDS encoding acyl-CoA dehydrogenase family protein — protein MPAFQEYFDPSHQLVRDSVRRFVEREILPDIDQWEEAESFPRELYLKAGAAGILGIGYPEALGGSHEGDLFAKIAASEELMRCGSGGLVAGLGSLDIGLPPILKWARPEVRDRVVPPVLAGEKISALAVTEPSGGSDVANLQTRAVRDGDCYRVSGSKTFITSGVRADYYTVAVRTGEPGFGGISLLLIEKGTPGFTVGRQLKKMGWWASDTAELFFDDCRVPAGNLIGAENMGFACIMGNFQSERLALALMANMTAQLALEESLKWARQREAFGKPIGKFQVLKHRLAEMATALEVSREFTYRQAAKMAAGQSVIKEISMAKNFATDTADRITTDAVQILGGLGYMRESLVERLYRDNRILSIGGGTREVMNEIISKQMGL, from the coding sequence ATGCCTGCCTTTCAGGAATACTTCGACCCCAGCCACCAATTGGTCCGTGACAGCGTCAGACGTTTCGTCGAGCGTGAGATTCTTCCAGACATCGACCAGTGGGAAGAGGCCGAGAGCTTTCCCCGCGAGCTTTACCTCAAGGCCGGTGCGGCAGGGATTCTGGGGATCGGTTACCCCGAAGCCCTGGGGGGCAGCCACGAAGGTGATCTGTTCGCCAAAATCGCCGCCAGCGAAGAGTTGATGCGCTGCGGCTCCGGTGGATTGGTCGCCGGGTTAGGCTCGCTGGACATCGGCTTGCCGCCGATCCTCAAATGGGCCAGGCCCGAGGTCCGGGATCGCGTCGTGCCGCCCGTGCTGGCCGGCGAAAAGATCAGCGCACTGGCTGTCACCGAGCCCAGCGGCGGCTCCGATGTGGCCAACCTGCAAACCCGCGCCGTGCGTGACGGTGACTGCTATCGGGTCAGCGGCAGCAAAACCTTTATCACCAGTGGCGTGCGCGCGGATTACTACACCGTCGCGGTGCGCACCGGCGAACCGGGTTTCGGCGGTATCAGCCTGCTGTTGATCGAGAAGGGCACACCGGGTTTCACCGTCGGCCGCCAATTGAAGAAAATGGGCTGGTGGGCGTCTGACACGGCCGAGCTGTTCTTCGACGATTGCCGCGTACCTGCAGGCAATCTGATCGGCGCCGAAAACATGGGCTTCGCCTGCATCATGGGCAACTTCCAGAGTGAACGCCTGGCTTTGGCGCTGATGGCCAACATGACCGCGCAGCTGGCGCTGGAGGAAAGCCTGAAGTGGGCGCGTCAGCGCGAAGCGTTCGGCAAACCCATCGGCAAATTTCAGGTGCTCAAGCATCGCCTTGCGGAAATGGCGACGGCGCTGGAAGTGTCACGGGAATTCACCTACCGGCAGGCGGCGAAAATGGCTGCCGGGCAGAGCGTGATCAAGGAAATTTCCATGGCCAAGAATTTTGCGACGGACACGGCGGATCGGATTACCACGGATGCGGTGCAAATTCTCGGTGGCCTGGGCTATATGCGCGAGAGTCTGGTGGAGCGGCTGTACCGCGATAATCGGATTCTTTCGATTGGCGGCGGGACGCGGGAAGTGATGAACGAGATCATCAGCAAGCAGATGGGGTTGTAG
- the ccoS gene encoding cbb3-type cytochrome oxidase assembly protein CcoS, whose amino-acid sequence MPALYVMIPAALLIVAIAVYIFFWAVDSGQYDDLDGPAHSILFDDQDPNHTAAVDEASGHPVKPDDKAPPHV is encoded by the coding sequence ATGCCAGCTCTCTACGTGATGATCCCGGCCGCGCTGCTGATCGTGGCCATCGCGGTCTACATTTTCTTCTGGGCGGTCGACAGCGGTCAGTACGATGACCTCGACGGCCCCGCCCACAGCATCCTGTTCGACGACCAGGACCCGAATCACACCGCGGCGGTCGATGAGGCCAGCGGCCACCCGGTCAAACCGGACGACAAGGCGCCCCCGCATGTTTGA
- a CDS encoding heavy metal translocating P-type ATPase, whose protein sequence is MTTPLPCYHCALPVPAGSRFTAVVLGETREFCCPGCQAVAEAIVAGGLESYYQHRSEASANPEALPVQLVDELALYDRADVQKPFVRHDGELAETTLLMEGISCAACGWLIEKHLRGLPAVAEARLNLSNHRLHVRWADAQLPLSQVLSELRHIGYAAHPYQADRASEQLASENRLALRQLGVAGLLWFQAMMATMATWPEFNIDLSPELHTILRWVALFLTTPIVFYSCAPFFKGAMRDLRTRHLTMDVSVSLAIGSAYVAGIWTSITGVGELYFDAVGMFALFLLAGRYLERRARERTAAATAQLVNLLPASCLRLSADGQSERILLSELHVGDHVLVHPGAILPADGKILDGQSSIDESLLTGEYLPQPRTLGDAVTAGTLNVEGALTVEVLALGQDTRLSAIVRLLDRAQAEKPRLAEIADRAAQWFLLLTLIASACIGLLWWELDSSRAFWIVLAMLVATCPCALSLATPTALTAATGTLHKLGLLLTRGHVLEGLNQIDTVIFDKTGTLTEGRLTLRSIRPLGALDSDRCLSLAAALENRSEHPIARAFGRAPLAAEEVHSTPGLGLEGVVGEQRLRIGQPGFVCALSNAAVPLMPDEAGQWLLLGDGQGPLAWFVLDDRLRADAPALLDACKARGWRTLLLSGDTSPMVASVAAELGIDEARGGLRPDDKLQVLQQLHKEGRKVLMLGDGVNDVPVLAAADISVAMGSATDLAKTSADAVLLSNRLDALVQAFSLARRTRRVIIENLLWAGLYNGLMLPFAALGWITPVWAAVGMSISSLTVVLNALRLTRLPSTPAASATPETRPLPA, encoded by the coding sequence ATGACCACGCCACTCCCCTGCTACCACTGCGCCCTGCCCGTCCCGGCCGGCAGCCGCTTCACCGCTGTCGTCCTCGGAGAAACCCGCGAATTCTGCTGCCCGGGTTGCCAGGCCGTGGCCGAAGCGATTGTCGCGGGTGGGCTGGAAAGCTATTACCAGCATCGCAGCGAAGCCTCGGCCAACCCCGAAGCGTTGCCGGTACAGTTGGTGGACGAGCTGGCGCTGTACGACCGCGCCGACGTGCAAAAGCCGTTCGTGCGCCACGACGGCGAGCTCGCCGAAACCACCCTGTTGATGGAAGGCATCAGCTGCGCGGCATGCGGCTGGCTGATCGAGAAGCACCTGCGCGGCTTGCCGGCGGTGGCGGAAGCGCGGCTGAACCTGTCCAACCATCGCCTGCACGTGCGCTGGGCCGATGCGCAATTGCCCCTGAGCCAGGTGCTCAGCGAACTGCGGCACATCGGCTACGCCGCACACCCCTATCAGGCCGACCGCGCCAGCGAACAACTGGCCAGCGAAAACCGTCTGGCCCTGCGCCAACTCGGGGTCGCCGGGCTGCTGTGGTTCCAGGCGATGATGGCGACCATGGCCACCTGGCCGGAATTCAACATCGACCTCAGCCCCGAGCTGCACACGATCCTGCGCTGGGTCGCACTGTTCCTCACCACGCCGATCGTGTTCTACAGCTGTGCGCCGTTCTTCAAAGGCGCGATGCGCGATTTACGCACCCGCCACCTGACCATGGACGTCTCGGTGTCGCTGGCGATTGGCAGCGCCTATGTCGCCGGGATCTGGACGTCGATCACCGGGGTCGGCGAGCTGTATTTCGATGCCGTCGGCATGTTTGCGCTGTTCCTGCTCGCCGGGCGTTATCTGGAGCGGCGCGCCCGGGAGCGCACCGCCGCCGCCACGGCACAACTCGTCAATCTGCTGCCCGCCTCATGCCTGCGGCTAAGTGCCGACGGCCAGAGCGAGCGCATCCTGCTCAGCGAACTGCATGTCGGCGACCACGTGCTGGTGCATCCCGGGGCGATCCTCCCGGCCGACGGCAAGATCCTCGACGGCCAGTCAAGCATCGACGAGTCGCTGTTGACCGGCGAATACCTGCCGCAACCGAGAACCCTCGGCGATGCCGTTACCGCTGGCACCCTGAACGTCGAAGGCGCGCTGACCGTAGAAGTCCTCGCCCTTGGCCAGGACACCCGGCTGTCCGCCATCGTCCGCCTGCTGGACCGCGCTCAGGCCGAGAAACCTCGCCTGGCAGAGATCGCCGACCGCGCCGCGCAATGGTTCCTGCTGCTGACGCTCATCGCATCTGCCTGCATTGGCCTGCTTTGGTGGGAACTGGATTCCTCGCGAGCCTTCTGGATTGTCCTGGCGATGCTCGTCGCGACCTGCCCGTGCGCCTTGTCCCTCGCCACGCCGACCGCCCTCACCGCCGCCACCGGCACGCTGCACAAGCTGGGGCTTTTGTTGACGCGCGGCCATGTGCTCGAAGGCCTGAACCAGATCGACACGGTGATTTTCGACAAGACCGGCACACTCACCGAAGGGCGCCTGACGCTGCGTTCGATCCGCCCCCTCGGTGCACTCGACAGCGATCGATGCCTGAGCCTGGCCGCCGCCCTCGAGAACCGATCCGAGCACCCGATCGCCCGGGCATTCGGCCGCGCGCCGCTGGCCGCCGAGGAAGTCCACAGCACACCGGGGCTGGGCCTGGAAGGCGTGGTCGGCGAGCAGCGCCTGCGCATCGGCCAACCGGGTTTTGTCTGTGCACTCAGCAACGCCGCCGTACCGCTGATGCCCGATGAGGCCGGTCAGTGGCTGCTGCTCGGCGACGGTCAGGGACCACTGGCGTGGTTCGTCCTCGATGACCGTTTGCGCGCCGATGCGCCGGCGTTACTGGACGCCTGCAAGGCGCGCGGCTGGCGGACACTGCTGCTGTCGGGCGACACCTCGCCCATGGTCGCCAGCGTCGCCGCGGAACTGGGCATCGACGAGGCCCGCGGCGGTTTGCGCCCGGACGACAAATTGCAGGTCCTGCAGCAGCTGCACAAGGAAGGTCGCAAGGTGTTGATGCTCGGTGACGGGGTCAACGATGTGCCGGTACTGGCCGCCGCCGACATCAGCGTCGCCATGGGTTCGGCCACCGATCTGGCGAAAACCAGTGCCGACGCCGTGCTGTTGTCCAACCGCCTCGACGCGCTGGTGCAGGCCTTCAGCCTCGCCCGGCGTACCCGTCGGGTTATCATCGAGAACCTGCTGTGGGCCGGCCTGTACAATGGCCTCATGTTGCCGTTCGCCGCCCTCGGCTGGATCACGCCGGTGTGGGCCGCGGTCGGCATGTCGATCAGTTCGTTGACCGTGGTGCTGAACGCCCTGCGCCTGACTCGCCTGCCGAGCACGCCGGCCGCCAGCGCCACGCCAGAAACCCGCCCGCTGCCGGCCTGA
- a CDS encoding sulfite exporter TauE/SafE family protein — MFELAPLLVSAVILGLLGGGHCLGMCGGLMGALTLAIPKEQRSRRFRLLLAYNLGRILSYATAGLLIGLAGWAVANSPAAMFMRILAGLLLIAMGLYLAGWWSGLTRIESLGRGLWRHIQPVANKLLPVSSVPRALLLGALWGWLPCGLVYSTLLWSASQGNALDSALLMLAFGLGTWPVLLATGLAAERVTALLRKRSVRMTGGLLVMLFGIWTLPGPHQHWLMGH, encoded by the coding sequence ATGTTTGAGTTGGCGCCACTGCTGGTGTCTGCGGTGATCCTCGGCCTGCTCGGCGGCGGCCATTGCCTGGGTATGTGCGGCGGCTTGATGGGCGCGTTGACCCTGGCGATTCCCAAGGAACAACGCAGCCGACGCTTTCGATTGCTGCTGGCCTACAACCTCGGGCGAATTCTCAGCTACGCCACTGCCGGCCTGCTGATCGGCCTGGCGGGTTGGGCGGTGGCGAACAGCCCGGCAGCGATGTTCATGCGCATCCTCGCCGGATTGCTGCTGATTGCGATGGGGCTTTATCTTGCCGGCTGGTGGAGCGGACTGACCCGCATCGAAAGCCTCGGGCGCGGTCTGTGGCGGCATATCCAGCCTGTCGCGAACAAACTACTGCCGGTGTCGAGCGTGCCCCGCGCCTTGTTGCTCGGCGCGCTCTGGGGCTGGCTGCCCTGCGGGCTGGTTTACAGTACGTTGCTGTGGTCAGCGAGCCAGGGTAATGCGCTGGACAGTGCATTGCTGATGCTCGCGTTCGGCCTTGGCACCTGGCCGGTGTTGCTCGCGACGGGGCTGGCGGCCGAGCGCGTTACGGCGCTGTTGCGCAAACGCAGCGTGCGCATGACCGGAGGACTGCTGGTCATGCTGTTCGGCATCTGGACCTTGCCTGGGCCGCATCAACATTGGCTCATGGGGCACTGA
- the ccoG gene encoding cytochrome c oxidase accessory protein CcoG produces MSNQIPVHDVTPPAKNANNSVDLYASREKIYTRAFTGLFRNLRMMGGAFLFLLYFGTVWLNWGGHQAVWWNLPERKFFIFGATFWPQDFILLSGILIVSAFGLFFITVYAGRVWCGYTCPQSVWTWIFMWCEKVTEGDRNQRIKLDKAPMSANKFLRKLSKHSMWLLIGFATGMTFVGYFSPIRELTIDFFTGAADGWSYFWVGFFTLATYGNAGWLREQVCIYMCPYARFQSVMFDKDTLIVSYDPRRGEARGPRKKGVDYKALGLGDCIDCTMCVQVCPTGIDIRDGLQIECIGCAACIDACDSIMDKMDYPRGLISYTTEHNLSGQKTHKLRPRLIGYALVLLAMMGLLAGAFFMRSLVGFDVSKDRVLYRENAEGRIENVYSLKIMNKDQRDHTYVLEAAGLPDLKLQGKREIKVAAGEIFSQPVELSIAPEKLPSSTNEVKFILKDADDESIHVEAKSRFIGPQIR; encoded by the coding sequence ATGAGCAATCAGATTCCGGTACACGACGTTACCCCGCCTGCCAAAAACGCGAACAACAGCGTCGACCTCTACGCCTCTCGAGAAAAGATCTACACCCGAGCCTTCACCGGCCTGTTCCGCAACCTGCGGATGATGGGCGGAGCCTTTTTGTTTCTGTTGTATTTCGGCACGGTGTGGTTGAACTGGGGCGGCCATCAAGCCGTCTGGTGGAACCTGCCAGAACGCAAATTCTTTATTTTTGGCGCCACTTTCTGGCCCCAGGACTTCATCCTGCTCTCGGGCATTCTGATCGTCAGCGCCTTCGGCCTGTTTTTCATTACCGTGTACGCCGGTCGCGTCTGGTGCGGCTATACCTGCCCGCAGAGCGTGTGGACGTGGATTTTCATGTGGTGCGAAAAGGTCACCGAAGGCGACCGCAACCAGCGCATCAAGCTCGACAAGGCGCCGATGAGCGCCAACAAGTTCCTGCGCAAACTCAGCAAACACTCGATGTGGCTTTTGATCGGCTTCGCCACCGGCATGACCTTCGTCGGTTATTTCTCGCCGATCCGCGAGCTGACCATCGACTTTTTCACCGGCGCGGCCGATGGCTGGTCATATTTCTGGGTCGGTTTCTTCACCCTCGCCACTTACGGTAACGCCGGCTGGTTGCGCGAGCAGGTGTGCATCTACATGTGCCCGTATGCGCGCTTCCAGAGCGTGATGTTCGACAAGGACACGCTGATCGTCTCCTACGATCCGCGTCGCGGTGAAGCCCGTGGCCCGCGCAAGAAAGGTGTCGACTACAAGGCCCTGGGCCTGGGTGACTGCATCGATTGCACCATGTGCGTCCAGGTCTGCCCGACCGGCATCGACATCCGTGACGGCCTGCAAATCGAATGCATCGGCTGTGCGGCGTGCATCGATGCCTGCGACAGCATCATGGACAAGATGGATTACCCGCGCGGCCTGATCAGCTACACCACCGAGCACAACCTGTCCGGACAGAAAACCCATAAACTGCGCCCGCGCCTGATCGGCTATGCCCTGGTGTTGCTGGCCATGATGGGATTGCTGGCGGGCGCGTTTTTCATGCGTTCGCTGGTGGGTTTCGACGTCAGCAAAGACCGCGTGCTGTACCGCGAGAACGCCGAAGGACGGATCGAAAACGTCTACAGCCTGAAAATCATGAACAAGGATCAGCGCGACCACACTTACGTGCTGGAAGCCGCCGGCCTGCCGGACCTGAAGCTGCAAGGCAAACGCGAGATCAAGGTCGCCGCCGGCGAGATTTTCAGCCAGCCGGTCGAACTGTCCATTGCCCCGGAAAAACTGCCATCGAGTACCAACGAGGTGAAATTCATCCTCAAGGACGCCGATGACGAAAGTATCCACGTTGAAGCCAAGAGCCGTTTCATCGGCCCACAAATTCGTTGA
- a CDS encoding adenine phosphoribosyltransferase, whose translation MVFDSFDIKSLIRPVIDFPKPGVIFRDITPLFQSPTALRLVMDSFAHRYVEADFTHIGAMDARGFLIGSVLAYQLNKPLVLFRKQGKLPADVLAEGYATEYGEAFLEVHADSLCEGDSMVMFDDLIATGGTLIAAANLIRRMGARVHEAAAIIDLPELGGSQRLEDMGIPAFCLTQFALSDQ comes from the coding sequence ATGGTCTTCGACTCCTTCGACATAAAATCCCTGATCCGCCCTGTGATCGACTTCCCGAAACCGGGTGTCATCTTTCGCGACATTACCCCGCTGTTCCAGTCGCCCACGGCCCTGCGCCTGGTGATGGACAGCTTTGCCCACCGTTACGTCGAGGCTGACTTCACCCACATCGGTGCCATGGATGCCCGTGGTTTCCTGATCGGTTCGGTGCTGGCCTATCAGTTGAACAAGCCGCTGGTGTTGTTCCGCAAACAAGGCAAACTGCCGGCCGACGTGCTGGCCGAGGGCTATGCGACCGAGTACGGCGAAGCCTTCCTTGAAGTGCACGCCGACAGTCTTTGCGAAGGCGATTCGATGGTGATGTTCGATGATTTGATCGCCACCGGCGGCACGCTGATTGCGGCGGCCAACCTGATTCGGCGTATGGGTGCGCGGGTGCATGAAGCGGCGGCGATCATTGATTTGCCGGAGCTGGGTGGGTCGCAGCGACTGGAAGACATGGGGATTCCTGCTTTCTGCCTGACGCAGTTTGCGTTGAGCGATCAGTAA
- a CDS encoding FixH family protein gives MPAANAASPWYKHLWPWIIIAILACSVTLTLSMVTIAVNNPDNLVNDNYYEAGKGINRSLDRELLAQTLLLRASVHLDDVTGEVDLRLSGNSQPKTLELNLISPTQPEKDRKITLTRSETGQGRYIGQLSDKVDGRRFVELLGTQDDHIWRMFEEELVSHDKELLLGDEPLQGAEDLKK, from the coding sequence ATGCCCGCAGCAAACGCCGCAAGTCCCTGGTACAAGCACCTTTGGCCGTGGATCATCATCGCCATCCTCGCCTGTTCGGTGACGCTGACCTTGTCCATGGTAACGATCGCGGTGAACAACCCGGACAACCTGGTCAACGACAACTACTACGAGGCCGGCAAAGGCATCAACCGCTCCCTCGACCGCGAGCTGCTGGCACAGACCCTGCTCCTGCGCGCGAGCGTGCACCTGGATGACGTGACCGGCGAAGTCGATCTGCGCCTGAGCGGCAACAGCCAGCCGAAAACCCTGGAGCTGAACCTGATCTCGCCGACCCAGCCGGAGAAGGATCGCAAGATCACCCTCACCCGCAGTGAAACCGGACAGGGCCGCTACATCGGCCAGTTGAGCGACAAGGTCGATGGCCGCCGCTTCGTGGAACTGCTGGGCACTCAGGACGACCACATCTGGCGTATGTTCGAAGAAGAACTGGTCAGCCATGACAAGGAACTGCTGCTGGGCGACGAACCGCTGCAAGGCGCTGAAGACCTGAAGAAATAA